In the genome of Deinococcus deserti VCD115, one region contains:
- the recR gene encoding recombination mediator RecR — MKYPPSLVSLIRELSRLPGIGPKSAQRLAFHLFEQPREDIERLAGALLAAKRDLHTCPVCFNITDAERCDVCSDPSRDQNLICVVEEPGDVIAIERSGEYRGLYHVLHGVLSPMNGVGPEKLHIKPLLPRVQEGQEIILATGTTVEGDATALYLQRLLEPLGAVVSRIAYGLPVGGALEYADEVTLGRALTGRQRVSK, encoded by the coding sequence ATGAAATACCCTCCTTCCCTGGTGTCGCTGATCCGCGAGCTGTCGCGCCTGCCCGGCATCGGGCCCAAAAGCGCGCAGCGGCTGGCCTTTCACCTGTTCGAACAGCCGCGCGAGGACATCGAACGGCTGGCCGGCGCACTGCTCGCCGCCAAGCGCGACCTGCATACCTGCCCGGTCTGTTTCAACATCACGGATGCCGAGCGCTGTGACGTCTGCAGCGATCCCAGCCGCGACCAGAACCTGATCTGTGTGGTCGAGGAACCCGGCGACGTGATCGCCATCGAGCGCAGCGGCGAGTACCGCGGCCTGTACCACGTGCTGCACGGTGTCCTGAGCCCCATGAACGGCGTTGGGCCTGAAAAGCTGCATATCAAGCCGCTGCTGCCCCGTGTTCAGGAAGGTCAGGAAATTATTCTGGCCACCGGCACCACCGTCGAGGGCGACGCGACCGCGCTGTACCTGCAGCGCCTGCTGGAGCCACTGGGCGCTGTTGTCAGCCGTATCGCCTATGGTCTGCCGGTGGGCGGCGCGCTGGAATACGCCGATGAAGTCACGCTGGGCCGTGCGCTTACCGGCCGGCAGCGCGTAAGCAAGTAA
- a CDS encoding amylo-alpha-1,6-glucosidase encodes MTRLSASLPAVTQFFGPGQARCPDLEVLLTDGRGGFSLGSLAGVPTRCYSALNLSQRPPVQRYAHVVSPLEILSTSCGEATLHALELAPNVFEGQVQALLAGATLRDLLPEREQLWRGARVRRRSCMPQGADSVVYLYDVQADEPVTLTLGGYFVDRDMHSVHASAPALSLSCSGHEAVIEGQRQTRVRLHAPGAGIEVLTPAPFPQRIYYRHDAARGEAESELTLGAELWRVRLPEGGGQVALVFSSGPAPGVPDPWAAYMAEATRRRTLAEQAWAATGVRDDLVATLAVAADAYLAQRSAPAGVTVIAGYPWFADWGRDAMIALTGLTLVTGRYAEARELLGTFLATLRRGLIPNNFHENGSGAGYNTVDGALWLVVALERYVQASGDLDFARQSLPQVRELLSWHVRGTDHGICMDPIDGLLLAGKPGVQLTWMDVKIEGWVVTPRHGKPVEIQALWLAALGAESRLSERLGEMPEFAAQFQQAQKNFGAFWTGTAFADTVSADGVPDLSTRPNVALALALPDTPATPAQLQAAAGLVRRELLTPLGLHTLSPLDARYRGNYGGTQVQRDAAYHQGTVWPWPLASYVDLLLSGGNITGARDALRGLQGHVWEAGLGHVSEVFNGLRLTPGGCPFQAWSVAELLRAHVKVARAERQPAG; translated from the coding sequence ATGACACGACTTTCTGCTTCCCTGCCGGCAGTGACACAGTTCTTCGGTCCGGGTCAGGCCCGCTGTCCGGACCTGGAAGTACTGCTGACCGACGGACGGGGCGGATTCTCACTGGGAAGTCTGGCTGGCGTGCCCACCCGCTGCTACTCGGCCCTGAATCTCAGCCAGCGGCCTCCGGTTCAGCGTTATGCGCACGTGGTCTCACCGCTGGAAATCCTGAGCACGAGCTGCGGCGAGGCCACACTGCATGCGCTTGAACTTGCTCCCAACGTATTTGAAGGGCAGGTCCAGGCCCTGCTGGCCGGCGCCACACTGCGCGACCTGCTGCCGGAGCGGGAACAGCTGTGGCGCGGCGCACGCGTGCGCCGCCGCAGCTGTATGCCGCAGGGCGCCGACAGCGTCGTGTATCTGTACGACGTGCAGGCAGACGAGCCCGTCACCCTGACGCTGGGAGGCTACTTCGTGGACCGGGACATGCATTCGGTGCATGCCAGCGCTCCTGCCCTGAGCCTGAGCTGCTCGGGCCACGAAGCCGTGATCGAGGGACAGCGGCAGACCCGGGTCCGCCTGCACGCTCCCGGTGCCGGGATTGAGGTGCTGACGCCTGCGCCTTTTCCCCAGCGGATTTATTACCGTCATGACGCCGCACGGGGCGAGGCGGAGTCCGAACTGACCCTGGGCGCGGAACTGTGGCGGGTCCGGCTGCCCGAAGGCGGAGGACAGGTCGCCCTGGTCTTTTCCAGTGGGCCAGCCCCCGGAGTGCCCGACCCCTGGGCGGCCTACATGGCTGAAGCCACCCGCCGGCGGACCCTTGCTGAGCAGGCGTGGGCGGCCACCGGGGTCCGCGACGACCTGGTGGCGACCCTGGCCGTGGCGGCGGACGCGTACCTCGCGCAGCGCTCAGCTCCGGCGGGCGTCACGGTGATCGCCGGCTACCCCTGGTTTGCCGACTGGGGCAGGGACGCAATGATTGCCCTGACCGGCCTGACCCTGGTCACGGGCCGGTATGCCGAGGCGCGTGAACTGCTGGGAACCTTCCTGGCAACCCTGCGCCGGGGTCTGATCCCAAATAACTTCCATGAGAACGGCAGCGGAGCCGGTTACAACACCGTGGACGGAGCGCTGTGGCTGGTGGTGGCGCTGGAGCGGTATGTGCAGGCCAGTGGCGATCTGGACTTTGCCCGCCAGTCTCTGCCCCAGGTGCGTGAGCTGCTGAGCTGGCATGTCCGGGGGACCGACCACGGGATCTGCATGGACCCCATTGACGGCCTGCTGCTGGCCGGCAAACCCGGCGTCCAGCTGACCTGGATGGACGTGAAGATCGAGGGCTGGGTCGTGACGCCCCGGCACGGCAAGCCGGTAGAAATTCAGGCGTTGTGGCTGGCTGCCCTTGGAGCCGAGTCCCGGCTTTCGGAAAGGCTGGGTGAAATGCCAGAATTCGCCGCGCAGTTCCAGCAGGCCCAGAAGAATTTCGGTGCTTTCTGGACCGGCACGGCCTTTGCCGACACCGTGAGCGCAGATGGAGTGCCGGACCTGAGTACCCGGCCAAATGTCGCCCTGGCCCTGGCGCTGCCGGACACACCGGCCACTCCTGCGCAGCTCCAGGCTGCGGCCGGGCTGGTGCGGCGGGAACTCCTGACGCCGCTGGGTCTGCATACACTTTCACCGCTTGATGCGCGTTACCGGGGCAATTACGGCGGCACGCAGGTTCAGCGGGACGCGGCGTACCATCAGGGCACTGTCTGGCCGTGGCCACTGGCCTCCTACGTGGACCTTCTGCTCTCGGGCGGGAACATTACGGGCGCCCGGGATGCGCTGCGTGGTCTGCAGGGGCACGTATGGGAGGCTGGCCTCGGCCACGTTTCGGAGGTTTTTAACGGGCTGCGGCTCACCCCCGGTGGATGCCCGTTTCAGGCCTGGAGTGTGGCCGAATTGCTGCGTGCCCATGTGAAGGTTGCCAGGGCCGAAAGACAGCCAGCAGGGTAA
- a CDS encoding NUDIX hydrolase: MTPPATSAVPAMPVGLAVDVAAFAMHDGALRVLLVQRGELPHARDWALPGGLVLSGEELHEAALRVLRTETTVELEPRHLEQFHTFGEVGRDPRGRIVSVAHLAVLPHGTVEVSGGGHTLGAEWFSAHQPPALAFDHQSILDRALARLQLRLEYANLALEFLPETFTLPELQGVHEAILNRKLDKRNFRKRLLAQGVLTPSGERRTGVGRPAQLYRKAKSARSAAL; this comes from the coding sequence ATGACGCCTCCTGCCACTTCGGCTGTACCGGCCATGCCCGTAGGTCTGGCGGTAGACGTGGCGGCCTTTGCCATGCATGACGGCGCTCTGCGGGTGCTGCTGGTTCAGCGGGGTGAACTGCCACACGCACGCGACTGGGCGTTGCCCGGCGGGCTGGTGCTGTCCGGCGAGGAACTGCACGAGGCCGCCCTGAGGGTGCTGCGCACCGAGACAACCGTGGAACTTGAACCGCGTCACCTGGAGCAGTTCCACACCTTCGGCGAGGTGGGCCGGGACCCCCGCGGCCGCATTGTCAGCGTGGCGCATCTGGCGGTATTGCCGCACGGAACGGTGGAGGTTTCGGGCGGTGGCCACACGCTGGGGGCGGAATGGTTCAGTGCGCACCAGCCGCCCGCACTGGCCTTCGACCATCAGAGCATTCTGGACCGGGCCCTGGCACGCCTGCAGCTGCGGCTGGAATATGCCAATCTGGCGCTTGAATTCCTGCCTGAGACCTTTACCCTTCCCGAGTTGCAGGGGGTCCACGAGGCGATCCTGAACCGCAAGCTCGACAAGCGGAACTTCCGCAAACGGCTGCTGGCTCAGGGCGTGCTGACCCCCAGCGGAGAGCGCCGGACCGGGGTGGGTCGCCCGGCACAGCTGTACCGCAAGGCCAAGAGTGCCCGCAGCGCCGCGCTTTGA
- a CDS encoding glycosyltransferase family 4 protein: MKPLRIGLFTDTFLPDQNGIVTSVGLLSDELRAQGHDVEIVAPDFPEHVEARPDVYRVPSVKYVFLPTYRLAWPTRKDFERHYDIVHTHTPLTLGLAGARLARKWKVPHVATYHTHIEAYTHYLPGATTVQRHTGAVTRTAGLYYGRADAVITPTAGMFDVLRRMNARNPIVIPTSIEPRVLRTAPPVASPWPEGRRRLLTVGRLAREKRFDHVLDTLPALPEAHLVILGEGPEREHLELHARRLGVADRVTFLGVKPWTEIGAYYRLAELFLFASDTETQGLVLQEAQLMGVPVVAVGARGTLSGVAHERSGYLVPPGDVNRLIRHSRAVLDDPQLWARLSAGARAFGATTTPAGVARQVLEVYAQVLGMPSEVTFPEAAPGHPRNSLVYDQ, translated from the coding sequence ATGAAGCCGTTGCGCATCGGCCTGTTCACGGACACGTTCCTGCCTGACCAGAACGGCATTGTGACCAGCGTGGGGCTGCTCAGCGACGAGCTGCGCGCCCAGGGTCACGATGTCGAAATCGTCGCCCCGGACTTTCCTGAGCATGTCGAAGCGCGCCCGGACGTTTACCGGGTTCCCAGCGTCAAGTATGTTTTTTTGCCGACCTACCGGCTGGCGTGGCCGACCCGAAAGGACTTTGAGCGCCACTACGACATCGTGCACACGCACACGCCCCTGACGCTGGGACTGGCCGGAGCGCGGCTGGCCCGCAAGTGGAAGGTGCCGCACGTCGCGACCTATCACACCCATATCGAGGCCTACACGCATTACCTTCCAGGGGCCACGACCGTGCAGCGTCATACCGGCGCCGTCACCCGGACAGCGGGGCTGTATTACGGCCGGGCTGACGCTGTCATCACTCCCACTGCCGGGATGTTCGACGTGCTGCGCCGCATGAACGCCCGCAATCCCATCGTGATTCCGACCAGCATCGAGCCCCGGGTGCTGCGCACAGCGCCGCCTGTGGCCAGTCCCTGGCCCGAGGGACGCCGCCGCCTGCTGACGGTAGGACGTCTGGCACGCGAGAAACGGTTCGATCATGTCCTTGACACCCTGCCGGCGTTACCTGAAGCGCACCTGGTGATTCTGGGGGAAGGGCCCGAGCGTGAACACCTCGAACTGCACGCCCGCCGCTTGGGCGTCGCGGACCGCGTGACCTTCCTTGGCGTCAAGCCCTGGACCGAGATCGGAGCGTATTACCGGCTGGCCGAGCTGTTTCTGTTCGCCAGCGATACCGAGACCCAGGGCCTGGTCCTGCAGGAAGCCCAGCTGATGGGGGTACCGGTGGTGGCGGTCGGCGCGCGCGGCACCCTGAGCGGAGTGGCCCACGAACGCAGCGGTTATCTGGTGCCGCCTGGCGACGTCAACCGGCTGATTCGCCACTCCCGCGCGGTACTGGATGATCCGCAGTTGTGGGCCCGGCTGTCGGCTGGCGCGCGTGCCTTTGGGGCGACCACCACTCCGGCTGGAGTGGCCCGGCAGGTTCTGGAGGTGTACGCCCAGGTGCTGGGCATGCCGAGCGAGGTTACTTTTCCCGAGGCGGCGCCCGGTCATCCCCGAAATAGCCTCGTGTATGACCAGTGA
- the infC gene encoding translation initiation factor IF-3: MINIAKEHKVNEQIRVRQIRLIGGEGEQIGIIDTRDAMNMAREKGLDLVMVSPQAVPPVCRLLDYGRFRYEQQQNEKENRKRVRSQEVKAIKFRVKIDDHDFKTKTGHVRRFLDDGHKVKVTIMFRGRERTHPELGERILVRVAEALADVGTPEGMPSMMGMDMNMIMAPKQAPAPKKERTEESAEKAGSAGETEPVPAASAAAEAPANV; this comes from the coding sequence GTGATAAACATAGCGAAAGAACACAAGGTCAACGAGCAAATCCGCGTCCGCCAGATCAGGCTTATCGGCGGCGAAGGCGAGCAGATCGGCATCATCGACACTCGTGACGCCATGAATATGGCGCGCGAGAAGGGTCTGGACCTGGTCATGGTCAGCCCTCAGGCCGTTCCACCTGTCTGCCGCCTGCTCGACTATGGCCGGTTCCGCTACGAACAGCAGCAGAACGAGAAGGAAAACCGTAAGCGTGTGCGCTCGCAGGAAGTCAAGGCCATCAAGTTCCGCGTGAAGATTGATGACCACGACTTCAAGACCAAAACCGGGCACGTGCGCCGTTTCCTTGATGACGGTCATAAGGTCAAGGTGACCATCATGTTCCGTGGCCGCGAACGGACCCACCCGGAACTGGGTGAGCGGATTCTGGTTCGTGTCGCTGAAGCGCTGGCTGACGTGGGGACGCCTGAGGGCATGCCCAGCATGATGGGCATGGACATGAACATGATCATGGCCCCCAAGCAGGCTCCGGCGCCCAAGAAGGAGCGCACGGAGGAGTCTGCGGAGAAGGCCGGTTCTGCTGGAGAGACCGAGCCTGTGCCCGCCGCCTCTGCCGCGGCTGAAGCACCCGCCAACGTCTGA
- a CDS encoding metallophosphoesterase: protein MRLLLFAAIGLLSACAPAQLPSQSPLPDVVAEVAVPTDPARIRVVVMGDQGTGTEEQHRVAAAMAGICATDGCDLGVGLGDNFYPAGPRNPASPLFRERFADVYGPLKVPFLMVPGNHDESWVRGGDGADPRGAEAQVAYSRINPQWVMPARTYRAPQGSLLEFFAVDTAPLAAYLPGVRVNERPGGVWDRAQRAWLSEALTRSGARWKLVLGHHPLFSNGRHGNAGTYDNLPLTFQRGGAVRELYRVACSRADLLLAGHEHALQLFAPQPECPGTWTVVSGAAGKAYGGRVGTRLAAFETYKVPGFVWLDVRPDTLTVRFYTVPETGVTTLVHTQTLRK from the coding sequence ATGCGCCTCCTGTTGTTCGCCGCCATAGGCCTGCTCTCTGCGTGTGCGCCCGCACAACTGCCTAGTCAGAGTCCTCTTCCCGACGTGGTGGCGGAGGTCGCTGTTCCGACTGATCCTGCGCGCATACGCGTGGTCGTCATGGGCGATCAGGGAACGGGGACCGAAGAGCAGCACAGGGTAGCAGCGGCCATGGCCGGGATCTGCGCCACGGACGGCTGTGATCTGGGGGTGGGACTGGGCGACAACTTCTACCCCGCAGGTCCCAGGAATCCGGCCTCTCCTCTGTTCCGCGAACGGTTTGCGGACGTGTATGGGCCTCTGAAAGTGCCGTTCCTGATGGTTCCAGGCAACCATGACGAGTCCTGGGTACGCGGCGGCGACGGAGCTGACCCGCGCGGCGCAGAGGCACAGGTGGCGTATTCACGAATCAATCCCCAGTGGGTCATGCCCGCCCGGACCTACCGGGCACCTCAGGGGTCTCTGCTGGAATTCTTCGCGGTGGATACGGCGCCGCTGGCCGCTTATCTGCCGGGAGTACGGGTCAACGAGCGGCCTGGTGGCGTCTGGGACCGTGCGCAGCGGGCCTGGCTTTCGGAAGCGCTCACCAGGAGCGGGGCGCGCTGGAAGCTGGTGCTGGGCCATCACCCCCTATTCAGCAACGGCAGGCATGGAAACGCCGGGACCTACGACAACCTGCCCTTGACCTTTCAGCGCGGGGGCGCAGTCCGCGAACTGTACCGCGTGGCCTGCAGCCGGGCTGACCTGCTGCTCGCCGGGCACGAACACGCGCTGCAACTGTTCGCACCACAGCCCGAATGCCCCGGCACCTGGACCGTGGTCAGTGGAGCTGCGGGCAAAGCGTATGGGGGCCGCGTCGGAACCCGGCTGGCTGCGTTCGAAACCTACAAGGTTCCAGGATTCGTCTGGCTGGACGTCAGACCCGACACCTTGACCGTCCGCTTCTACACCGTCCCGGAAACAGGCGTCACCACACTGGTTCACACGCAGACCCTGCGGAAGTAA
- a CDS encoding YbaB/EbfC family nucleoid-associated protein has product MDMKKLMKQMQQAQVAANRIQENLAAQTVEGSASGLVTVTMNGHGKVQGLKIKPEAVDASDVEALEDLILVALQDAGAKADALQQEATRGLGIPGF; this is encoded by the coding sequence ATGGACATGAAGAAGCTGATGAAACAGATGCAGCAGGCCCAGGTGGCCGCCAACCGGATTCAGGAAAATCTGGCTGCACAGACGGTGGAAGGCTCGGCCAGTGGGCTGGTCACGGTAACCATGAACGGGCACGGCAAGGTGCAGGGCCTGAAAATCAAGCCTGAGGCGGTAGATGCCAGCGACGTCGAAGCGCTTGAGGACCTGATTCTGGTGGCCCTGCAGGACGCTGGTGCCAAGGCCGACGCGCTGCAGCAGGAAGCGACGCGCGGCCTGGGTATTCCCGGATTCTGA
- a CDS encoding glycosyltransferase, translating to MPEFSVVIPARNEAKYLPQTLRALEQQLKPPAEVIVVDNGSTDDTVQVARALGARVLCCPERGVARARQLGLEEARSEWIATTDADSLPVPEWLQKLNEAAPGRVALYGPMQFCGVSPAMVRLSRSSYSAFLHTCRLVGKPNLAGANMAYSREAALLAGGYPVVEAYEDVILGQELDRLGKVAYVPGALVETSGRRLEGGLAPFLWRHIRNVTGHTRGYFGDDRAPPREK from the coding sequence GTGCCCGAATTTTCGGTTGTGATTCCCGCCCGCAATGAGGCGAAGTACCTGCCCCAGACGCTGCGGGCGCTGGAACAGCAGCTTAAGCCGCCAGCCGAAGTGATCGTGGTGGACAACGGCAGCACTGACGACACTGTGCAGGTGGCGCGCGCCCTGGGGGCCCGGGTGCTGTGCTGTCCGGAGCGTGGAGTGGCGCGCGCCCGGCAGCTGGGCCTGGAAGAGGCGCGCAGTGAATGGATAGCCACCACCGATGCCGACTCGCTGCCCGTTCCGGAGTGGCTGCAAAAACTTAATGAGGCCGCGCCGGGCCGCGTGGCGCTGTACGGCCCCATGCAGTTCTGTGGGGTCTCGCCGGCCATGGTCCGGCTGTCGCGCAGCAGCTACAGTGCCTTTCTGCACACCTGCCGCCTGGTGGGCAAACCCAACCTGGCCGGGGCCAACATGGCCTACTCGCGTGAGGCGGCGCTGCTGGCCGGAGGATACCCGGTGGTGGAAGCCTATGAGGACGTCATCCTGGGTCAGGAGCTTGACCGCCTGGGCAAGGTGGCCTATGTGCCCGGAGCCCTGGTCGAGACCAGCGGGCGCCGGCTCGAAGGGGGACTGGCTCCGTTTCTGTGGCGTCACATACGTAACGTCACTGGTCATACACGAGGCTATTTCGGGGATGACCGGGCGCCGCCTCGGGAAAAGTAA
- a CDS encoding polysaccharide deacetylase family protein gives MSTRSSGKGLRSPVVSWAGLLLVSVVAAEVLGRAAGWGALGPGNPEGRRVAVTFDDGPGPQTAELLSVLSRHGARATFFVTEPAAKVHRPELEALRSAGHQLEAHGRWHIHALLLPPWLEWSQVRWHPRAHEAGPHLYRPPYGGHSPWTRLFACLQGRQIVLWDVEGRDWTSGDAGTLAEQALRRVRAGSVILLHDGPAVTPELLDHLLSELAARGLQAVPLNELPPGHIGFRAGIRRLLSSYGR, from the coding sequence ATGAGCACCCGAAGTAGCGGTAAGGGGTTGCGCAGCCCGGTAGTCTCCTGGGCTGGGTTGCTCCTGGTATCGGTGGTTGCCGCTGAAGTTCTGGGGCGCGCAGCCGGCTGGGGCGCCCTGGGACCTGGGAATCCCGAGGGGCGGCGGGTGGCGGTGACCTTCGACGACGGGCCGGGTCCGCAGACCGCAGAGTTGTTGTCTGTCCTTTCCCGGCACGGCGCACGCGCAACCTTCTTTGTGACGGAGCCAGCTGCCAAAGTTCACAGGCCGGAACTGGAAGCGCTGCGCAGCGCCGGGCACCAGCTTGAGGCCCACGGACGCTGGCACATCCACGCCCTGCTGCTGCCTCCCTGGCTGGAGTGGAGTCAGGTGCGCTGGCATCCCCGTGCTCATGAGGCGGGGCCGCACCTCTACCGCCCGCCCTACGGAGGGCACAGCCCCTGGACCCGACTGTTTGCGTGTCTGCAGGGCCGGCAGATTGTCTTATGGGACGTAGAGGGCCGGGACTGGACCAGTGGCGACGCTGGCACACTGGCCGAGCAGGCCCTGAGGCGGGTGCGTGCGGGCAGTGTGATTCTGCTGCATGACGGTCCTGCCGTAACTCCGGAACTTCTTGATCACCTGCTGAGTGAACTGGCCGCGCGTGGCCTCCAGGCCGTTCCCCTGAATGAGTTGCCGCCGGGGCACATTGGCTTTCGCGCAGGGATCCGGCGGCTCCTGAGCAGCTACGGGCGCTGA
- a CDS encoding MFS transporter, which yields MSRRPLREHLPLRPGTAGGVLVAGLTLACAEFVRSGLYGAYLTQVIDTRFHLPVAVAGAAWTSHMVADTLMRGPAGGLIQRFGPRRVAFAGAAVSLLALSLLPLVHSAWMLLLVAALHGIGFSPMWPAAMNLTADAARPGYEGRVLTVVSTSVMPLTGLGFMVYGALARRPDVWALSLALGMLSLSLMMSLLLPARRHVEAAGDDSERQRRPRGLLPTLLPLLPAALMQTLTQALIGNWLFRMAPKFGLEYWDLVALLVVGGAVAFGSMPFTGRIADRGRARLAVTVGYALVALGMAGFALMPPVWALFLLAACIGLGYAFLTPGWAALVAQTLPEAQRPAAWGVLMTVENAGFAAGPLLGGLALQQVGVRGPFALGAILALMTSLGYVVFRRHFQSRPPGAGGVQADTSVKAGGAD from the coding sequence ATGAGCCGCCGACCTCTGCGTGAACATCTGCCTCTGCGTCCTGGCACCGCCGGCGGTGTCCTGGTTGCGGGGCTGACGCTGGCCTGTGCGGAATTTGTCCGGAGTGGTCTGTATGGCGCCTACCTGACTCAGGTGATCGACACGAGGTTTCACTTGCCCGTGGCCGTAGCCGGGGCCGCCTGGACATCACATATGGTGGCTGACACGCTAATGCGGGGTCCGGCCGGAGGGCTGATCCAGAGGTTCGGGCCACGGCGCGTGGCGTTTGCTGGCGCCGCTGTCAGCCTGCTGGCCCTGAGTTTGCTGCCGCTGGTCCACAGCGCCTGGATGCTGCTGCTGGTTGCCGCGCTGCATGGCATTGGCTTTTCACCTATGTGGCCAGCTGCCATGAACCTCACGGCCGACGCGGCACGCCCCGGATACGAGGGAAGGGTGCTGACGGTGGTCAGCACCTCCGTGATGCCTCTGACGGGTCTGGGATTTATGGTCTATGGGGCCCTGGCCCGCCGCCCCGATGTCTGGGCGCTGAGTCTGGCCCTGGGTATGCTCAGCCTGAGCCTGATGATGTCGCTGCTGCTGCCGGCGCGCCGACACGTGGAAGCTGCCGGTGATGACAGCGAGCGTCAGCGCCGGCCTCGGGGCCTGCTTCCTACACTGTTGCCGCTGCTGCCTGCCGCCTTGATGCAGACCCTGACCCAGGCCCTGATCGGCAACTGGCTGTTTCGTATGGCTCCTAAATTTGGCCTGGAGTACTGGGATCTGGTGGCCCTGCTGGTTGTCGGGGGCGCGGTGGCCTTTGGCAGCATGCCGTTTACGGGCCGGATCGCTGACCGTGGCCGGGCCCGGCTGGCCGTTACGGTCGGATACGCCCTGGTCGCTCTCGGCATGGCAGGTTTCGCTTTGATGCCTCCCGTATGGGCCCTGTTTCTTCTGGCGGCCTGCATTGGCCTGGGCTACGCTTTTCTGACCCCCGGCTGGGCCGCCCTGGTTGCCCAGACGCTGCCCGAGGCCCAGCGCCCGGCGGCCTGGGGTGTACTGATGACCGTCGAAAACGCTGGTTTTGCCGCTGGCCCTCTGCTGGGCGGTCTGGCGCTGCAGCAGGTAGGGGTCCGTGGACCATTTGCTCTGGGCGCAATCCTGGCATTGATGACGTCCCTGGGCTACGTGGTGTTCCGGCGACATTTCCAGTCGCGCCCACCAGGGGCTGGTGGAGTTCAGGCCGATACGTCGGTCAAGGCAGGAGGCGCCGATTAG
- a CDS encoding glutaredoxin domain-containing protein, producing MIKMYTTSWCPDCHVAKRALQQKGFEFEEINIENDDQAAQYVMQVNGGKRSVPTLVSGDVAHSLSGFRPQKLDAFLAAAGL from the coding sequence ATGATCAAGATGTACACGACCAGCTGGTGCCCTGACTGCCACGTAGCCAAGCGCGCCCTGCAGCAAAAAGGTTTTGAGTTCGAGGAAATCAACATCGAGAATGACGATCAAGCTGCGCAGTACGTCATGCAGGTCAACGGTGGAAAGCGCAGTGTGCCGACCCTGGTGAGCGGTGACGTCGCACATAGCCTCAGTGGCTTCCGTCCTCAGAAGCTCGACGCTTTCCTGGCCGCCGCCGGACTGTAA